The DNA window GGTGGTGAGGATCGAAGGAGACCAGGCTCGGCTCAGGAAGCAGTTAGTGGCAGTTATCCTCAGAGTTTGTAACAATGCGGAGCAGACGCTGAGTGTCATACCCACACCCTCCTTTCCCCCAGAGCCCCAAGTCCTAACTCAGCCCCAGCACGCTGTCTGAGGGGAGAGAACCCAAGGAACCCAAGGGCATGGGCCCAGCCACTTTCTTCTTTAGAACTGGACGTGGGTCGAGATTTCACCGGGGCCTGTGTGGCCAACTCTGTCCAGTGCCTGGATAGGTTTCAGGGTGTCCCTGATACCTACCCCCAAATCACATCTGTTGTACAGGTGGGAGCATTCTTAGCTTGTATCAGGCATCAGTGACCCTCAAAAGATTAGGCACCCCTATCCTCAAGAACCAGAGCCAGATTTAAGAAAACCCATCAGCACTGTTTGCCAAGGAGCccttggctgggggtggggtcacAGAGTCAAAGACTCTTCTTCACCCTGAAGGAGCACTCCATACACATTGCCCAGCCTGGGAACAGATGACTTTGCTCCTCTGTCTGGGTCCCTCACTACCTGTCTGGACACCTTCATTTCTAACCTTGGCCGTCGGCAGTCATAAGGAAGTGGTTGACGACAGCCAACACTCGCTGTGCTTTTGTTGCACTGGGCAAAACGCGGTAGGCACGTTATCTCAGTAATCCTAACACTCCCACGAGGTGGATACTGTCACTATCTTCCTTTTACCAAGAGggaagctgaagcccagagaaggggagTAATCTGCCCAACGTCCAACAGCGAGTGGCAGAATTTGAAGCCTCACAGCACGCACCAGAGCCCAGGCTCTTAACCGCTGAGCTGGACTGTCTTCCTCTAAAAGGCCATTTGTGGATACTTGAGATAAAAGCCTTTAACTCCCAGCGCAGGTGGCCAGGAGTTGCTACGGGTCCCACCTAATCCCCAGGTGGCTAGGGGGTGCTGTGGTGGGCGAGGGGGAATGCCGGCCTCCTCCCCACACCTCTGGGGAGAGTTGCTAGCCAGGGGCCGGTTATTGCCCCCTGCAGGTGCTAATGAGGAGGCAAGTGGAAATTGAGTGAaaaagagcctctgcagatggGCTGGGAGAAGCTGCCAGGAGGCTGAAGCTAGGAACTGCCTCCTTGTAATGCACATTGGATTTCTCAGAGAAATTCACTTACCATCTGACCAAAGATGATCTATgagacccttaaaaaaaaaaaaaccattacgTGGTCTGCCCAGAGTGGACCTAGATCGGAGACCATCACCACCCTTGAGATCGATTCACGAAAGGGTTAATGTTTTTATTCTAAGGGATGATCCCTGACTTTGATTTAGCAACAAGCCTTCAAACCCTTTTATTTCCACGAGGGCTGGTGAGATGGCAGGGATGGGTAGGGCATGACCCTTCCCATTgcaaagaagaggaaactggGCCTGAAAAAAGTTAAAGGTCACTTTTAGGTGACCTGAAAATCCACAAAAACATGCTATTCCCAGACATCGGACCAAATTAGTCCAGGACTAAAATGATTGGAATGTGCTTCCCCATTCCTTTTCATCCAGTTTGAGTGGAGttgtgttggggagggggtggaacaGGGCCAGGGGCTGTGCGTGTGCTAGCTGTGCCCGCCCCAGGTGTGGGAATGCCCCGCAGTGGCCGGGGGTGATAAGCATCCTGCAGGTAGATGAGAAAGCCCACAGGGTGGAAAAGTCCCAGGTCAGTGCAAACTCATGCTTAGAATGCCTGTAGGAGCCTATGCGTCAGGTTGTCAAGAACTCCTGAAGCTTCTGCCTCCTTCGTTAGGAAGGGGCGGAGCAGAGAGTGGCCAGTCCTGGGCTTCTGCTGCCTGTGCCTCCCTGAGCCCGCCAAGCCTGGCCTTTCCATGATGTGCGTATCAACGTCATGTGCCCAGGAGATGGGACGCCCTTTCCAATGAGAAAACGGAGTCTGGGACggtgacttgtccagggtcacaggGCGAGTAGAGGCTCAGGGTTTAGGTCGGAAAGCTCAGGGTTTGGCTTGAGAGCATGGAGAAACTCATCCAGTTTCTCCCAGTTGATCTCCAGCTGTGGGGTGTCTTGGAGGGAGCAGCAGAACCCGGATTTGGAGTTTGGGCTTTGCGGTTGGGCAAATCCAGGTTCGTTCTTGGCTCCGCCAACTTGTGCGggtgatttaacctctctgagctgcaaTTTGAATGGACTAAAGTGGACTCCACATTCCCAGCTCCTAGGGTTGGCGCGAGCATCGAGAGGATCCCTATCAGGTTAAGGCTCCAACGTGAGCTCTGGCGGTTGTTACAGCGATGAGGCTGCAGGGGgcccccactcaccctgcttccTTCCCGGTGTCTCCCCACCCAGATGTGGAGGTGGAAGGGCAGAACTGGACCTTTGCCTTTGACTTCTCCTTCCTGAGCCAAGTGGAGGAGCTGGTGTGGGCCGAGCTCCGGTTGCAGCTGTCCGGCCCTGTGGACCTGCCCCCCGGCGTGCCACTGTCCATCGAGATTCTCCACCAGCTAAAGCCGGATGCGGAGCAGGACCCAGCGGACTGCCGGGAGCGTCTTCGGATGGACCTGTTCGCCGTCCCTCTGTCCCAGGTTACCTTTGCCTCAGGCAGCCTGGTCCTGGAGGTGACCAGGCCACTCTCCAAGTGGCTGAAGCACCCCGGGGAGCTGGAGGCACAGATGTCCGGCTTGGCTGGAGAGTGTCAGCAGCGGCCTCCCACGCCGCCTGTCACTAGCGTGCTCCTCGTGCTCTACTCCAACCTCTCCCCAGAGCAGAGGCGGCTGGGCGGCTCCACCTTGCTGTGGGAGGCCGAGAGCTCGTGGCGGGCCCAGGAGGGACGGCTGTCCCAGGAGAGGGGCAGGCGGCACCGTCGACACCACTTGCCGGACAGAAGCCAGCTGTGTCGGAAGGTCAAGTTCCAGGTGGACTTCAACCTCATTGGATGGGGCTCCTGGATCATCTACCCCAAGCAGTACAATGCCTACCGCTGCGAGGGCGAGTGTCCTAACCCCGTGGGGGAGGAGTTCCGTCCCACCAACCACGCGTACATCCAGGTGCGGAGGCCTGccaaggggaggggaggcggggggctGTGGGGAGAAGCGGCCATACTGCCCGATCGGGGGGCGGGACTCCGGCTTTGCTCGTAAATTGCTGTTCCTTGGTTCACTGTTCTTCACGCACCAACAGCGTGCCAGCTCCTGtcctgggagagagagatggcCTGTGACGCAATCCTCAGAGGGCCTACGTGCAGCCATGCCCCCTTGGGTAACCTTGAACACCTTGCTTCCTTAGGCCACCTTCCTAAGAAGGTGTAGACGAGAAGGCCTCCGCTTCTCCTCAGCTCTGACTTCTAGGAAAGGAAGTTCAGAGTCTGGACTCTGGGAATAAACCCGGCTCTGATTCCTACGTATTAGCTGTGTGACGCTGATCACGTGGCTCATTCTCGCCGAGCCTGACTTGTCCCGCCTCTGAGAGGGGGATGGCAGTGCCATAGTTCGCAGCGACGTGGTAGGATGAGATGAGACGTATACCGACATGTGTATCTGCCGGCAGGTGACCGGCACGCTGCATGTTGCAGTACCATTACGAGAAGTCTGTGATTCACTGCTGGAATCGGGGCCACATTTATGGGGCTGTGGTTGGGGTGATCCTGTTCCAGCCACTGTACTTTCGCTCCCGAAAACAGGAGTTGGACATCGTTTTGTAGTAGAGAAGGCCCAAGACTCCCACCACGGGCCACTCGTCAGCCTAAGGTCTAGAAGGTGGTGGAGGAGAGcaaagggagaatgagagggagggagcagagaatAGAGCCTAACATGGTGGCCCTGATATTGGGGTTCAGAGGCTCTGGGGGGCGTGTGAGCTGAGCTCATGCAAGGGAAGCACTCGTGGGGCCAGAGCCCTGCAGGACCTTTCTTGAGCAAAGGCCCGAGCCTCTCCTGGGACTTGGCTCCACGAACCTCCCTGCTGCATGATCAAGGGGACCCCCAGAGGCCCAGAGCGTCCCAATAGCAAGTCTAATAGTCGGATCCGAAAAGACCTCCCTGGACCTCGGGGACGGGTCCCAGTTCCAGAGTGAGTGCCAAAGGATTGTTACCTCTTCTCCTATTGACTCTTATTTATCCTTCTCTGGGCAACAACGCAAATCCCACAAGAATTACCGCATGACTCTCTTCTGCTTCATGTTTCTGGAACTAAACCAGGAGTTTCTTGGAACTGGTATGCACTCTAGACTACAACAATAGGAGGACATGTCCATTCGCTACTGCTCTACCCTGATATAGCTTTTAGAATCTTCTGTTtcgctctgttttgttttgttttttaaacagccCGTAAAGATACTTCATGTGTTCCGAGTTGATGATGTATTGGCAGGCTGATTCCTTTATGAGAACGACTTTCTTCTGTGTTTATACCCAGAAACTGATTTTAACTAACTTTTCTCCCCCAGAGTCTTCTGAAACGATACCAGCCCCACCGAGTCCCTTCCACCTGCTGTGCCCCCGTGAAGACCAAGCCGCTGAGCATGTTGTATGTGGACAATGGCCGGGTCCTCCTAGACCATCATAAAGACATGATTGTGGAAGAATGCGGGTGCCTTTGAGGAGATTCTGGTGGGGGCCAGATTTGCCTGTACCCTGGGAAGTTGGGAAGGCCTGGAAGAGCCTTCCCAACACGAGAACCATCTAATGCCGTGAGGAGAAACAGAGGGGGAAAGGCTGCTCTGTCTGCCAGAGCTGAGGAGGAAGGGCTCCCCGCTCGTAAAGGAAGGCTCTGTGGAGGCTGGCTCACGCAGAGGCTGctgtcaggagagagagaggagccagCCTGAGCGGCAGGCTTGTTGGCCGTTCTTTCCTGAAGAGACTGTGGTGACTAAAAGCACTAGGGCAAGGGTTCTTTGCTTGACTTTTTAACCTACGAACCCCCAGAAACGGTATGCAAAAGTTGGGGCACATGTGCATTTATCTTTGAGGTGGGACGGGTTACTGATGACTTTTCTGTATTCTCAAAAGTGGGCTTTCTGCACCCCCGCCCCTGCCAAGATGAAGTTCACTGTGTTAGCTGGGAAACAGTCGGCTCTTGTTGCCTCCGGCTGGTTTAGGGAAGCCCCCACCTCTTTCGGGCTGGCCAGTGGCAATCTGCTGGCCTTGTCCAGGGGCTCCCCGGAGTGCGTCTCTGCTAATGAGTTGCCCAAACAATACAGCCATTGTGAAGTCCTCCCAGGCCAGCTGGTGCCTTTGAGGGGAGAGGCAAGAACTCCAGAGAGCTGGCCACACTGGACTCCAGGAGCAGAGCCCTCGGGCACCCCCCGGTCAGCCTGCTTGGGCAGACACAATCCGAGTCTATTAAAGTTGGTGACAGTTCACCTCGGTCTCTCATTGTGTGCTGTGAACAAGGCCCCTGAGCTTCCCATCCAGCAGGGGCGAGGGCCGCCTAGGACTTGGGTTATGGTCACAGCCGAGCCGCTGGGAGTGGCCTCGGGTGAGTAATTCCTTGCTCGGCCTCCTCCTGTGGAGTGCAAGGGGTTGGGTCCTGACACGCTCCTGTAACATGTCTGTTAGCAGGTCCAAGGTCATGGACTGTCCTCTGGGCCTCATCCCCATCTCCCTCTACAGCTTACGAAGCCTGCTGAGCCCCAGGCCCGCCGTACCCCCGCTCTCGAACCTTTCCCCGCTCGTCTGTTGCTCAGGGTTCGAAGTCTGGCTTCATGTCGGGTTCCACCCAGCAGCCCAGCGGAAGGAACCCCAGCTTTCTTGGGGGACTCGCTACCACCAAAGCACCTGAGCACGGCTTTGCCTTTTGGATGAAAAGACCCCCAAAGGCAGTGATCCTGTTTCTCTTTCAGCTGACCTCGTTAGGCACTGCCAGAACAGGGGCTGTGTCTGTTTGGCTGGGTGAGGGGGCCATTCTAGCGGGAACGCGAGTCTCTGGTAGTTCTACCCCTGCTTCCCCGAGAAGCCGGTCAGCGTGCGCTCCAGGCTTAGGAAGATGACCCCCATCGGGTGGGAACCCGCTCCCAACTTTAGATGTAACTTGATTGCGGCGTTGGCTGAGTCAAGGCAGTAACCCTGGCCTCGGCCGAGGTCGGAGAGGCTAGAGCCAGGCCTGGGCTTGAGAACCCTCAATGCCCTGGTTCAGCAACCAAGCCGCTCCCTTCCTGGGGTGGAAACAGACTCCCAGCACTGCAGTCCCGAATCACAATAGGGCTCTGCCGCTGGCCCTAGTCAGGAAACAGCAGAGCTGGAGAGCCCGTGTGAGGCCAGCTTTTTATCCCATCCAGAGGCCCCGGGGCCTGACCACACAGCTAGGAGGGGCTGGGTCAAGAACTCTGCTCTGGTCTCTGGAGCCCCAGGGGCACTGCCCTTAATAGCAGCTAGAGGTTTTTCTCTCCTACTTTGGGGTCAAGGCCTAGCCTTTAGGACCAAACATGTGGACCCAATTCCACTACCACCCTGAAGTTCTGGGAAGTGCAAATCCCATCCCGGGGTTTAGAGCGTCTTCCTTGGTAAATAGGTGCCCAACATTTCTTCCAGGGCGAGGGCCAGGAAAGCGAAAGTTCAAGCTCCTTGTGGCCACGGCTTGTGGGAGAGTTTACAGTCCGCGGCTCCACTGACTCAGCAAACCTCACCGACCTCACCGACGAGGCACGGCCTCCTATTAGGAGGCCAGCACAAAGGAGTGGAACCTCGCTTTGCCGCGCTGCTCAGAGCTCCGTACGGGCGTGTCAGCCGTGGGCTGTCCTGCTGCCCGGCCAGAGGCGTTTGGGGCCAAGCCTAGCAACGCAGCTTCGTGCTCTGGGCCCCGGGGGCTGGTCAGGCTTTGTAAGCTGGAGGAAATACTGCCTCCAAGAATGGAGTCCTGCCCTCACCTGGGGGCCAGATGGGGCTCCACAGAATGGTGATTTTCACGTGCTCTCAAGACCAAGGTCTACTGTACTTAGAGCCGTGCCAGGCAGTAACTGTGTGGGGACAATCGGATGCCTTACGGTCCTagggcggggcagggggtgggcctGGCGGTACCTAGgagtggagaaaaggagagactGGAAGGGGAGGTGCAGAAACGGGCACTACACGGGACGTGGGGGTGGTTGTGACTCCAATAGCCCCACTGTGGGGCATTTgtctccaccctgcccccccatcCGAGGTTGCCTTGGAAGTTAGCATCCCACCTGCCTCGGCGCAGAGGAAAGGGTGTATGAAGTGCTAGCAGAAGGGTTTGGCCCTGTCTTCCCTTAAAGATTCTTCAGTCCTTCCAGAGGTCCCAGGGCTGGGTCGTGGCTGCAGCCCCCAAGCCTCCACGCCCGAACTCGCTCACTCCTGAGGGAAAGGAGGCCCAACGGGCTGACCTCAGGTCGCCACGCCAACCGGGCTGTGCTCCAGCCCTTTCCCGAACTCTTCACGTGCCAGGCCCGAGGCTAAGCGCCTTCTGTGAGCCTCACAGCCCCCCAGGAACCAGTAGTTCTTAACCCCAGCCTCCCTGAGAGAAGCCTGGCAGGAGGACGGGGGCCTCTAAGCAGCTCGGCTGGGCTTCACGGCCAGCTCACTCTAAAGCCTCAGGACTAAACCTCGACCCTGCCCGGATGGGAAAACGTTTCCTCGAGTCCGCTTTTACTCTGCGGACCTCCGTTCACGTCTCAGGCAGGACAGAACTCTTGTTCGCCGTCTTAGTATGTGAGACTCACTGGACTAACAGCAAGGACTCGGGATGTTACTGCAGACACAGCCTAGTTCCGGACCTCAGAGGGGATGCATTTCGGACAGGTGCCCTGGGGGCGCAGGCAGCCGTCTTGGAAAAAGGGAAAGCCGTGGTCCGGGCTTCCGTGAGGCTGGTCCGCGGAGAGGGGCCTTCCTGGTGTGTCAGCCCCCACACGCACCCGATCACCACCAAGCTTCCAAGGGAAGGGACGGAGCACCTCGCCCCACCTACGGGCCAGACAGACAAAGCCAGTGCTCCGCCAGTGTCGAGAACGAGGTGGCGGACCATCTTCGCCCATCTACCTCACCGACCCTCCACGTGTGAAATCCACAAGGTTTCACCCgaaatttaaaaaactcaaaacacAACTTGATACTCAAGATCTTTATTGATTTAACGGTAACAGCAACCATTGgtgagaatttaattttttccctaatttcCAAACACCTGCTGGTTTAGGACAgttacaaaaaaaacaaaaaccaaaaaaacaaccaacaacaaaAGTGATCACGGACTCACACAGGACTGCCTCAAGACTGCATGGTGTCCTTGCTCTCCATCCATGACGGCGGAATGgacgggaggggtggggggacaatCACGTTGAAGGGGACTAAGGGAAGACCAAGGAAGTAACGGCAGTCTCCACTTTTCCGTTCAGTGGATGGAACTGGGCCACTGGTGGCACTAAGACGGGGAAGGGCATTTGTTTTAtacagaaaaatatctttaaagatgCTTAAAATGGACCCCTGGATATGTGAGTGTCCTCTGAGCTCTCCAAGATGCCTCCTTTGAGGCTCGCCCCTGGGGTACTCAGGTGGGAAGAGGCGGGCTCCGTCTTCAGGGGAGGGAAAGGCACTGGCTCACGGTACTCAGTGATTTGGACACGGCCACCAGGAGCAGGATGGCTTACACGGACAACTTGTCCCTTAGCTCGtgttcctcccccaccctcctggtTTCAAGTAAAAATTACCCTTGGCCTGggcttagttttttgtttgtttttaaagattaagatggagaggaaggggaTACACCAGGGGCAAGAATGGCTAGCCTGTGCTAGATTCATGGAACTCTCTAAGTCAGAAGAATCCAGGAATTTGGGGTATAAGCACCGGCAAGAGCTCCCTTTGGAAATTTCAGCGTGGCCACATGATTATCAAGCATTGCAGCATCTGTCAGCCCCCCCACTCTTAGAAAGGTGGCAGAGTAAGAATTTAAATACCCCAGGAACTGCGTTTCACCTCGGCAACATGTCCCGCTGGCCATCCACACTGCACGGTTGGccggagctgcaggcagaggctaAGCAAAGAGAAACCACAGACCCCCTGAACAGGGACTCAAGAGACCTCTTCCATCTAGTTTTGCCACAAGGTATTCACTTCTAGGACCAgcccagaaaaagaaatttaaattccagAGGGTGGGAAAGGTGACATGAATGACTGCTTGAGAAAACAAGTTTGTATCGTCTCCTTCGAGTCCTTCCTAAGAAATTCCTGAGCTGGCCTCAAGGAAACCCCAAGTGCTGAGCTGGAAAATCCTTACTAGAACAGGAAATGCCCCTGGGGTACAGGCATTCAAAACAATTGTGACCTCAAGATGTGATCTCATCCTTTATTAAAAGCTGAGAGGTAAGGACACGGGCATGGGTGGGTGTGGTTAACCACACCCCTTTTAAGTCCAGACAGAAACCGCCCTCCCAAAGAAACCATGCTTCTTTCAAACGATTACCCGGTCCCAGGTATCATGGGTGGGTAAGTGATTGGGTTTCGCAGATTAATACACAGCTGCTATGCCTATAGTCCGGAAACACGCCAGGACGGGCAAGTTCTGGCCCAGATGGAAGGCAGCAGACCGCCTCTCTGCAGGAGAACGCAAAGGGCCCAGGGCCCCGGCTTCAAGCAGCCAAGATGCTTGACACGCCATCGAATATCCAAGAAGGGGAGAATGGGTAAAGAGTCCGTTTCTGGGTTACTGCTGCCAGCACGACGAGCCGCTCGTACCAGCTGCCTTGACTGCACGCGGGCACACAGTGTGCTGGCTGAACAACGGGCTCTGGGGGACAACCCGCAACGGGCAGCATGCTACTGCACATGTCTGAACCAAGGAGGGCAGACGGTCCCAAAGAGCTGGGAGCCCAAACAACAGAAAACGAAAGACCATATATTTTGACTCCACCTCGAAATCTGAAGGAAAAAGACAATTCGTGGGGAAGTGCTGTGAAGAGGGGTCCTTACTTGTGGAGCAAGTGCCCTTGTTCTTACAGCTGCCTCAGCAGCCATGCTTTTGGGTCAAGTGCATGCTCAACCAAGcagggacacagagaagaaaacgCCGGGAAGAGCATAAAGCCAGACAGGAATGTGCGTCTTGAAGATGTCTCAAGTCTCTAAACCGCGGTTGAGAACAGGTGCCAGACACCCAGCAGACGTTCCGAGAACGTGTTCAACTGACCAGGCTCATCTTAAGCTTCTCTCAAAGGGGAAGCCAGGGCTGGTTCTCTTTAAGAACTCCTCTCCATCAGGAAGCCCGGGACGAGGTGGGCACCCAGTGAAGACACACACCGGATGTAGAGGAGCAATCAAGCACCGACAGACATTTCGAATTCCGATGTTCCCTACTGAACTGGAGAAGTGGCTTCTTGGGTGAGAGCCCTAACCCCAATCTGTTGCAGCTGGAATGGCTGCAGAGACCAGGTGCCAACACCGACTCTGCCAGGGGCGGGGCTTGCAGATGACATCATCTCCTTCACCCTGAATCTGAACCATGCAGCTTTTACTCAGCCCCGTAACCCGACATCTCGTTCACATTTCCTCCTTCGGCTTAAGGACCCTGACTCCAATTAAGTCCCCTTTCATGGCTCAGTTAGGAGGAGCCGATTCCCTTTGTCAGTTCCTGGCTCAGGGAGATGCGAAGACGTCGTGCTGAGTCTCAGAGACAGGAAGCCTGAGCCTCGCACCGTAGCGTCCTTGCACTGCTGGTAGCCAGGCACACGTCGAGCTCTTTTTATTCTCTCGGGAATGGTCATTGCTTGCCACCACTCTCCAAACCAGCAGGTGGCtttggggaaagagagagtgtgtgtctTCTGTTCAGTTTGGAGATGGCAGTAACAATATATCTCTTTGTGTTATCTGGTTTAACCTACCCTGGGGTCGGACTGACTTTATCCTCTGTTGGGGGTGAGGTGATTTTAAGACAGATCCTCACATTCTTTGATACGGCTCCATTCATAGGTGGGGTGTAACTGCCCTCCCCTTGGGTGTCGGCCGGGCTTGTAGCTTGCTTCTAAGGAACACAGTAGGGAGAGGTGATGGTGTGTGCTTTCGGAGACCGTCATGAAAGGCACTGCAGACTCCTTGCTTGCCCTCTCCCTGGGGTcacctgctcagggggagccagATGCTATGGTGGGAGGACACCTGCACTGCTCTACAGAGAGACCCTCAGGGAGAGAACGCAGGCATCCTGCCAATAGCCACAAAGAGAGCGTGCAGAAGCGGATTCTCCAGCCCTAGGGGACTGCAgaccctgccaacatcttgacgGCACCTTCCGGAGACCCTGTGCCAGAACCATCATGCTAAGCTGCTTCCCGATTCCTAACCTCCAGAAGCTGACAGAAAACGTCTGCTCTTTCAAGATTGAAAGTCTGGGGGTAatctgttacacagcaatagagaACTAATACAGGTGGGACGATAAAACTCTGGGGTGACAGCCCAAGACCAAGGAGCCAGCCGCCTGACAGTGTGCTCTTGAGGGCGTTAGCTATTTAAACAGAATATGAAGACGCGTGATCTCGGCAAACCATACTGTAAGACAGACCAAGACAACACGTGTCTCCTGCTGGAATCTGGAGGGTCCTTTCTCACTAAGGTGGATTGTCCTCAGAGGTAGAGAAACGTGGTTTCCTCATGAAAAGAACAAATGATCACGAAGATTTGAAGAACCATCTCACTCAGATGGTCCCCTAAGGGTTCTTCCTCCCCAAGAGAAAGCCAGGAGAGATTACTCATTCTTCTGGATCTGGCTCGCCCTGAAAAAATCATTCTGTGAGGCATGGCACACAGGTGTGATCTGTTACAAGTTAATCTGTTGCTTTGTGAAACTatctttaaaatgcagactcGTGGAGGTCAAAGTATGTCTCACACTAGCGGCCTCCAGGAAAGAAGGCCACCAACCAGTAAGGAGGTCCCTGCAGAAAAGGCTGGAGGATCGGGCCACTGCCGTAACAGACAGCTGACACTCCCcgcaaaaatgagaaaaatggccTCCGATTAGGGAGCCGTGTGCGGAGATGCCCCGAGAtggcagaaaagggaaaatggcaCCTTGACGTTACCCAAGCTGGCAGGTTTTAAATCCACTCCCCGCTGCTCAGCGAGGAGGCCAGATTTTCATGGGCAGCAATAAAGATCAAGGGGTGCTCTTCTGCTCACTGCCCGACTAGCTGGATTGCAGCCAGGTTCCACGGATGCCAAAGCCAGCTATGAAGAACGAGAAGCTTCATTCCCAAAGAATTGAGCT is part of the Ursus arctos isolate Adak ecotype North America unplaced genomic scaffold, UrsArc2.0 scaffold_7, whole genome shotgun sequence genome and encodes:
- the NODAL gene encoding nodal homolog, which produces MHAPRLPLLLLHAWWVLSQAGAATVAPVALRTRVQPSSPSPLAYMLSLYRDPLPRADIIRSLQAQDVEVEGQNWTFAFDFSFLSQVEELVWAELRLQLSGPVDLPPGVPLSIEILHQLKPDAEQDPADCRERLRMDLFAVPLSQVTFASGSLVLEVTRPLSKWLKHPGELEAQMSGLAGECQQRPPTPPVTSVLLVLYSNLSPEQRRLGGSTLLWEAESSWRAQEGRLSQERGRRHRRHHLPDRSQLCRKVKFQVDFNLIGWGSWIIYPKQYNAYRCEGECPNPVGEEFRPTNHAYIQSLLKRYQPHRVPSTCCAPVKTKPLSMLYVDNGRVLLDHHKDMIVEECGCL